A DNA window from Acidobacteriota bacterium contains the following coding sequences:
- the sufU gene encoding Fe-S cluster assembly sulfur transfer protein SufU — MTDLRDLYQELILDHGRRPRNFRALEGPSRSAEGYNPLCGDKVKIYIKMDDDILKDISFEGAGCAISTASASIMTETLKGKTRAKAEELFQTFHDLVTGQPAQLDAPELGKLAVFSGVSEFPIRVKCATLSWHTLRAALNGAGEVISTE; from the coding sequence ATGACCGATCTCCGGGATCTTTACCAAGAGTTGATCCTCGATCACGGGAGAAGGCCGCGAAACTTCAGGGCGCTGGAAGGGCCCAGCCGAAGCGCAGAAGGCTACAACCCGCTTTGCGGCGACAAGGTGAAGATCTACATCAAGATGGACGATGACATTCTTAAGGACATCAGCTTCGAAGGGGCGGGCTGCGCGATCTCCACTGCATCGGCCTCGATCATGACCGAGACATTAAAGGGAAAGACGCGCGCCAAAGCAGAAGAACTCTTTCAGACATTTCACGATCTAGTGACGGGGCAGCCGGCACAACTCGACGCGCCCGAGCTGGGGAAGCTGGCGGTGTTTTCAGGTGTGAGCGAATTCCCGATTCGCGTCAAGTGCGCGACGCTGTCGTGGCACACTCTACGCGCCGCTCTGAATGGCGCGGGCGAGGTCATTTCGACTGAGTAA
- a CDS encoding tyrosinase family protein, which translates to METLSFSNVNRRVFIKGLGFVSIGLLMSTMGGCEQLAEAIRNRPTRRRLRTGSAEVDADIDTYRQAVTLMKGLAAGDQRSWNNQAAIHGTAAGFNFCEHGTDHFFDWHRGYLFYFEKICQKLTGNAHFGLPYWNWNQNPDIHPAFLDASSVLFLGRTRTTMTGAGTTTTAALDPIFADTNFFTFRQQLEGTPHNNVHTHIGGTLGGFSSAQDPLFWMHHCMIDYCWAKWNIDLGNNNTNDPAWVNTDNGQFVDADGNPATTTAGLTTIMPLLSYQYESSAIGSSPALAAIKTKSEFQKVEKRIRAGADIRFDIKQRIQLAEKTAISIARPFSKETRLSTGDFAGIINSDVAKERIFASIEYAQLPASSDFAVRVFINLPNASVATPIDDPHYAGSFSFFGTEQPDAPDHGGHKHPAPKFLVNITDTLQRLKRNQELRDGSPISVQLVAAPFAGKFEKEDTQLALDKIEIIVTPVVINSAQ; encoded by the coding sequence ATGGAGACTCTATCATTTTCAAACGTAAACAGGCGCGTTTTTATCAAGGGCCTTGGGTTCGTCAGTATTGGACTCCTTATGAGCACCATGGGAGGTTGTGAACAGTTAGCCGAAGCCATTAGAAACAGACCCACAAGGCGGCGGTTGCGAACTGGCTCGGCGGAAGTGGACGCGGATATTGATACCTATAGACAAGCGGTGACATTAATGAAGGGTTTAGCCGCAGGCGACCAGAGAAGCTGGAACAATCAGGCTGCGATACATGGCACCGCCGCCGGGTTTAACTTCTGCGAGCATGGCACCGATCATTTCTTCGACTGGCACAGAGGCTACCTCTTCTATTTCGAAAAGATTTGCCAAAAGCTCACGGGCAACGCACATTTTGGATTGCCTTATTGGAATTGGAATCAAAATCCCGATATCCATCCCGCCTTTTTGGACGCAAGCAGTGTTCTTTTTCTGGGAAGAACACGGACGACAATGACTGGTGCTGGAACCACTACGACGGCCGCGCTGGATCCCATCTTCGCGGATACAAATTTTTTCACTTTCCGGCAGCAGTTAGAGGGCACACCGCACAACAATGTGCATACCCACATTGGAGGTACGCTGGGCGGTTTCTCCTCGGCACAGGATCCTCTTTTCTGGATGCATCACTGCATGATTGATTATTGTTGGGCGAAGTGGAACATCGACTTAGGAAACAACAATACGAATGACCCGGCGTGGGTCAATACCGACAATGGTCAGTTCGTAGATGCTGATGGAAATCCCGCGACGACAACCGCGGGACTTACGACGATCATGCCCTTGCTTAGTTACCAATACGAAAGCAGCGCGATTGGCAGCTCGCCGGCGCTTGCAGCTATCAAGACCAAGAGTGAGTTTCAAAAGGTTGAAAAGAGAATCAGGGCGGGCGCAGACATCCGGTTTGACATCAAACAGAGAATTCAGCTTGCTGAAAAAACGGCCATAAGTATCGCAAGGCCTTTCTCGAAGGAAACAAGATTGTCCACCGGCGACTTCGCCGGTATCATTAATAGTGATGTGGCGAAGGAAAGAATATTCGCTAGCATTGAGTACGCGCAGCTCCCCGCCAGCAGCGATTTTGCTGTTCGGGTATTCATCAATCTGCCGAACGCCAGTGTCGCCACTCCCATCGATGATCCGCACTACGCCGGCAGCTTCTCGTTTTTTGGGACCGAACAGCCAGACGCGCCCGATCACGGTGGACATAAGCACCCGGCGCCGAAGTTCCTGGTGAACATCACCGACACGTTACAGAGGCTTAAGAGAAATCAAGAGCTTAGGGACGGCAGCCCCATATCGGTCCAGTTGGTGGCTGCGCCCTTCGCTGGAAAGTTTGAAAAAGAGGATACGCAACTGGCATTGGACAAGATCGAGATTATTGTCACGCCTGTGGTGATAAATAGTGCCCAGTAG
- a CDS encoding Rrf2 family transcriptional regulator, with product MKLSAQEEYGLRCLLRLGAQGDGGSLTIPEISRAEGISPEYVAKLMRILRQGGLVTSARGATGGYTLSRPAEQITTGEALTLLGGRLFESDFCERHAGAESLCTHSIDCSIRSLWQALQTAVDQVLTKTTLKDLLCSEPEMVSLMTDLVRTPARAQLGD from the coding sequence ATGAAACTGAGCGCACAGGAAGAATACGGACTCCGATGTTTGCTGCGGCTCGGAGCGCAGGGCGACGGCGGCAGCCTGACCATTCCCGAGATCAGCCGTGCGGAAGGAATCTCACCCGAATACGTCGCCAAGTTGATGCGCATCCTGCGGCAAGGAGGACTGGTCACCAGCGCACGAGGAGCAACCGGGGGCTACACGCTTTCACGCCCCGCCGAGCAGATCACGACAGGCGAAGCGCTCACGCTGCTGGGGGGACGCTTATTCGAGTCTGATTTTTGCGAACGTCACGCTGGTGCTGAAAGCCTCTGCACACATTCGATTGATTGTTCCATTCGTTCGCTGTGGCAAGCGTTGCAGACTGCGGTTGATCAGGTGCTGACAAAGACTACGCTGAAGGACCTGTTGTGCAGTGAACCGGAAATGGTCTCGCTGATGACCGACTTGGTGAGAACCCCGGCGCGCGCTCAGCTTGGTGACTGA
- a CDS encoding SUF system Fe-S cluster assembly protein, translating to MSEQEVSNVEAPNIEAPSSIDAPIDLEAAAVEESTSLHAPTDLEAPIIAALHTCFDPEIPVDIYELGLIYGIDVQPSGEVNIKMTLTSPGCPVAGSLPGEVEEKVRSVPGVTAAKVELVWDPPWGMEKMSEAAKLQLGMF from the coding sequence ATGAGCGAGCAAGAAGTTAGCAATGTCGAAGCGCCGAATATCGAAGCGCCAAGTAGTATCGACGCGCCGATTGATCTCGAAGCGGCGGCTGTCGAGGAGTCGACTAGTCTCCACGCGCCGACTGATCTCGAAGCGCCGATCATCGCGGCGTTGCATACGTGCTTCGACCCCGAGATACCGGTTGACATCTACGAGCTTGGGTTGATCTACGGAATCGACGTTCAGCCTTCCGGCGAAGTGAATATCAAGATGACGCTCACGTCACCCGGTTGCCCTGTCGCTGGCAGCCTGCCGGGAGAAGTCGAAGAAAAAGTGCGGTCCGTTCCGGGCGTGACCGCGGCGAAGGTTGAATTGGTATGGGACCCACCGTGGGGCATGGAAAAGATGTCTGAAGCGGCAAAGCTCCAGCTTGGAATGTTCTGA